The Aeoliella mucimassa genome includes the window AGACTGGCTCCTCAAGCAGTTGTTTTACCTGACCTGGATCCTCCTCGCCGACGAAGGCATGCTCGGGATGATGCGTGGCAATCACTTCGCGAATGGCCTTCTGCGAAGCGAGATCGGCATCGGTCACCATGTCGGCCGGGGACTTCTCGCGGGCGGTAAACTTGCCCCGCCATTCCATGAGCTTCGCCCCACCTGCCGCAGCAGCCAACAGGCCGACACGTAGTAAATCGTCGTAGGGAGAATTGGTGGGCGGGAGCGTTAGCGTATTCATGGAACTGGGTCGTTCTCCATTGAAATAAGTAGGTTTCGTCCTTGAAATCGGGCCGGTTCGTCCAGTCGAATCCCGAAAAAACCGGCGCCGCGACCGGCAATCTTACCCCGAACAACTTAGTTTCACAGGCACCCCGATGTGGGTTACCGGTGTCTGGAATCGACGTAAGTAGTTAAATAGTAGGCACTAACGTAGATTATGTAAAAATAGGCAATCTCTATCGACCCCCCGTTGTTCAAAGATTCTTCATAATTCTCTGGACACGGTCGTGACTATGAGTATCATTACGGATGGACATGAGAGTTGGTTGGATGTTCAAGGATGGCTTTCTGATCGCAGATTTGCGGTCGGGCGATTGCCTAATTTTTATCATCCCCTGATCCGTAGACATCGGCCTCTTCTCTGTTCCGGCCCCGTCGCTTCACTCCGGTGTTCGACGGGGTTTTTTGTTGGAATTTCGCGATCTCGAACCAGCTGAATCAAGCATGTGGCAACTTGAAGGAAGCGTTGGCCAGGCAGTCGCTGGCGATCTTATTCTCTCCGTCGATACCGCTAGTGGGCAGCGACAATTGGTCGTGAAGGACAGCAACGGTACGCTGCTCGCGACGTTGTGGAGCCTGCCAGGCGTCGACCAGCAACCTGTTGTCGACTGCTATGTGCGTGGCGACGACCTCGTTTGCGTGCTCGCTCCCTCCGAAGCGTTTCCTTTTACCACGCAGTTGTATTGGACGCTCCGCACGCTCGACTCTACGCTGAAGCCGACTGCTGCGGTGACGTTGTCGCTCTCGATCCGCACCGAGCTACTCGACACCGAGCCTGCGATTGCGATTACTTGTGAGTCCGGTCAGTCGATGATCCACACGATGGCTCTCCCCACTGGTCCGGCTTACACCCTCGACCTCGGCGACCATGGAACGCTGCTCGATTACGCGATGACGGAAGATTGCGCGCAACAAGCAACAACTTCTGACACAACCATCGAGCGGACGTTGTTCGGGCACTTCCTGGAGAAGGGAGTGATTCGGACCGGGCGGCTCCATGCGGTGCTGGTACCCGGCGAGCTTGATGCTTCGCAAGCCACCGCCCTGTGCGACGATCTGGCCAGCAGCCAGTTACCGCTGACCACTTAGTGCGTGGTGAATTTACCGCGCTATTCGCCAGGCAGCGTCAGCCTTGGATTCACCGATCGGCGATCTCCCAGGGCGACGTATTTCTGACTACCGCGAGTTTGCATGGCGTAGGCTTCGCCATTCAGCGGATTGAGTTTGTTCGCGGGAGGTTCCGACTCGGTGACTTCCGACAGCAGGTGCAACCACCCTTCCACCCGCGCCCGATCGCGTGCCAACTCGGCCTGGGCCATGGTCATGCTGTTATTGAGCACGAATAGATGGTTCGCAAACCAGGGGTACCGTTCGATCTGCTCACCGGAGCGGAGCAGCCGGTCGCACTCCACCAGTTGCTTCGCCCGCTGATAATAGGGTTGATTGGCAACCGCAATGATCTCGCGCATGTAGGTCAGATAGGCCGCTTCGTCGGCGTCGACCTGTTCGTCGCTCGGATGGCGCAAATCGGTGTACACCCCACTCGAACGAAGCTCTTTGCGCTCGTCGTAGGTAAACAGCATGTCGGCCAAGCCCAGCCGAATCGACTCGTAAGTGGCAATTGCCAGCGCCCGCTCGCGGTTAAGTGTTTCTTCCAGCGGCGGCCAATTATTTAGGGAGTCTTGCAACACGCTTTCGAGCTGACGCAGGTGCTCGATTTTTGCCTCGGGGCTGTTGGCAATCGCCTCGGCGACATAAAGCGCCTCGCGGCGAACAAGTGCGGCCTGCACGCGGGCTTCCAGATGCCCCGACTCGGAGAGCCAATCGGTCCACTTCCAGGCCATCTCGAATCGGGCGGTCGACGCAGCGAGGTCGTCCATGCGATACAACGCGTCGAGCAGCAGCAGCCGACTAGCCGCGGCCGCGCTGTACACAAAGTCGAGGTCGTTAAAATATCCCCACTCGTAGCGGAGTCCGAAGTCGCACTTCTCTAATCGCGTTGCTTCGGCCACGGCCGACGTTTCGCGAACCCATCTGGCTGCCAGCGATCCACTTTCGGTCTGCAGCAGTTTTATGTCCGCAGCCGGCACCGCCGACAGCAAGCCGCCGGCCATCTCGTTGATCTTCGACACCTGTTCGGCGTCAGGCAGGGTTTGTTTTAACGCCACGGCAGCGTTCTTGTGCTGAAGCTGCTGGTCTCGGTTGAGCTGCTTCGGCAGCGCCTGGGCTTGCTCGACCAGGCGGAACTCTTCGCGGAGCTTCGAGTGTTTACTCCCCCTCACGCCGGGCAGCTCAGCTGCTTTTTCCACTAGTTGGTCGAGGGTGGGATCGCCCTTCGTACAGCCGATGTACGCCAGACCTGCCAGTGCCAGGCAGGTAAGCCAAATTGCGGCGTGGAATACAGGGCGGGACATGCGAATCCTCAGGAAACAGACACAGCCCCAGGCCAACGTAGCCATGCCAGCCTGGACGGGGGCGTATGTTATCGGCGATGTCTTGATCGACACAAGAGAAATCCCCGCGGTGCTAGCATCGGGCAAAACCTTGTAAAACTGCGAGTTCTACGTAGCTTTTGCCAAGATTTCGTACTTTCCTCCGAATTCCATGCGGTAGCTGCACTTGCGGGATTCGAACAACTTGGCTGTAATCTTACTTTCAGGAACAGCTACCGACGAACCTATCGCCGCTCGTCGCTCGACTTTTTGGCGATCTTATCAAGGCACGGAAGGCCTTTAATTTGTGTGCTATGCGTAAAACTACATCTATCAATTCCGAAGAGGCCTGGAAACGACTCGTCTATTACGGCGAAGTCTTTGGCTTTGTCGTAGCTTGGATCGTCGGCGTCGTGCTGGTAGTGCAAGCCGCCCAGGCGAATCAAAAGCAGGCCAACAAGCCCAGCATCGACTCGTTTGCTGAAGTTGGACTCGGGAACGTTTCGGGCAAACCGCTGAAGTAATCGCGGTTCGAGCCAACCGAACAGGGTGACTGCCTCGGTCTGGATCAGGCTCTGCTTAGGCGTCGGCGTTTACGCGTCGGCCGCGACTCCACTGCCGATATCGTCGCGCTCGTCGTGTTCCGATCGCTTGCGCAGATAGAGTTTGATCGGCACCTCGTCGAACTCCAGATAGTCGCGGAATTGGTTCAGCAGATACCGCTGATACGTGGCGTCGATCGCGGCCGGCTGACTGCAAAACAGCACCAGCGTCGGCGGCTCGGTGCCCACCTGCGTGGCGTAGTAGATCTTTGGCCGACGGTTTTTGTACAGCGGCGGAGCTTTGCGTTTTACAGCATCGCGAAGCATGCGGTTCAGCTCGCCGGTGCCGACTCGCTGCCGGGCCTGCTTGAAGAGCATCTGGCCATGGTTGAGCAGCGCTTTGACGTTCTTCCCGGTCTGAGCGGTGATGAACGCGATTGGGGCGTAACGCATCGTGCGATACGTATCGTGCAGGTAGTTGGCCCACTTCTCGGTCGGCATTTGCCCAAATAGTTGGTCCCATTTATTGACCACAAAGATGCATGGCTTGTACTGATTGGCAATGTAGTCGCATAGCTGCTTGTCGACTTTGCCGATGCGTTGCGTGCAATCGTGGAACAGCAGCACCACGTCGGCGCGGCGAATGCTCCGCTGGGCGCGATGGGTGCCATAGAAGTCGATATCGCGCTGGCTCTTGCCTTTCCGCAAGCCTGGCGTGTCGATCGCAATAAATGCTTTGCCATCGAGCTCGAACCGTACGTCGACACTGTCGCGGGTGGTG containing:
- the der gene encoding ribosome biogenesis GTPase Der: MPVPQIVIVGRPNVGKSSVFNWLAGTKISIVDDQPGITRDRLTHLMSHEDRFFELVDTGGMGFNDADNLTKHIEEQISMAIESADLILFVLDTRTGLLPMDQEVAKRLRLVKVPVICLTNKADDHTFDSAAEDFHRLGFGAPIKVSTLQNRNRGILLNRIIDSLPEPGEDGDLPDDEPVMKVAIVGRRNVGKSTFVNTLAHAERMIVSEVPGTTRDSVDVRFELDGKAFIAIDTPGLRKGKSQRDIDFYGTHRAQRSIRRADVVLLFHDCTQRIGKVDKQLCDYIANQYKPCIFVVNKWDQLFGQMPTEKWANYLHDTYRTMRYAPIAFITAQTGKNVKALLNHGQMLFKQARQRVGTGELNRMLRDAVKRKAPPLYKNRRPKIYYATQVGTEPPTLVLFCSQPAAIDATYQRYLLNQFRDYLEFDEVPIKLYLRKRSEHDERDDIGSGVAADA